Proteins encoded by one window of Serratia nevei:
- a CDS encoding winged helix-turn-helix transcriptional regulator produces MDKTDVVYRADCPSRIVLDQIADKWSMMVLEVLREPQRFNAIKRRLDGVTQRVLTQTLRKLERNGMVHRKVLDGRVLGVEYSLTPLGKSLQGPFSVLFDWTLGNIEAIQECQRKYDEQDG; encoded by the coding sequence ATGGATAAGACCGATGTTGTTTACCGCGCCGACTGCCCAAGCCGCATCGTGCTCGATCAGATTGCCGATAAATGGTCCATGATGGTGCTGGAAGTGCTGCGCGAGCCGCAGCGTTTCAACGCCATCAAGCGCCGTTTGGATGGCGTCACGCAACGCGTGCTGACCCAGACACTACGCAAGCTGGAACGCAACGGCATGGTGCATCGCAAAGTGTTGGACGGGCGGGTGCTTGGCGTCGAGTATTCGCTGACGCCGCTCGGCAAATCCCTGCAGGGGCCGTTCTCGGTACTGTTCGACTGGACGTTAGGGAATATTGAGGCGATTCAGGAGTGCCAGCGCAAGTATGATGAGCAGGACGGGTGA
- the guaB gene encoding IMP dehydrogenase, which translates to MLRIAKEALTFDDVLLVPAHSTVLPNTAELGTQLTKTIRLNIPMLSAAMDTVTESGLAIALAQEGGLGFIHKNMSIERQAEEVSRVKKHESGVVTDPQTVTPATTLQEVKELTARNGFAGYPVVTEDNELVGIITGRDVRFVTDLTQPVTAVMTPKDRLVTVKEGEARDVVLQKMHEKRVEKALVVDDSFHLLGMITVKDFQKAERKPNACKDEHGRLRVGAAVGAGAGNEERVDALVAAGVDVLLIDSSHGHSEGVLQRIRETRAKYPDLQIVGGNVATAAGAKALAEAGVSAVKVGIGPGSICTTRIVTGVGVPQITAIADAVEALEGTGIPVIADGGIRFSGDIAKAIAAGASCVMVGSMLAGTEESPGEIELYQGRSFKSYRGMGSLGAMSKGSSDRYFQTDNAADKLVPEGIEGRVAYKGMLKAIVHQQMGGLRSCMGLTGCATIDDLRTKAEFVRISGAGIQESHVHDVTITKESPNYRMG; encoded by the coding sequence ATGCTACGTATCGCTAAAGAAGCTCTGACGTTTGACGACGTCCTCCTGGTTCCAGCCCACTCCACGGTTCTGCCTAACACCGCAGAGCTCGGCACTCAACTGACCAAAACCATCCGCCTGAACATCCCTATGCTGTCCGCAGCCATGGATACCGTTACCGAATCCGGCCTGGCCATCGCGCTGGCGCAGGAAGGCGGCCTGGGCTTCATCCACAAAAACATGTCTATCGAGCGCCAGGCTGAAGAAGTCAGCCGCGTGAAGAAGCATGAAAGCGGCGTAGTCACCGACCCGCAGACCGTTACCCCGGCCACCACGCTGCAGGAAGTGAAAGAGCTGACCGCGCGCAACGGCTTCGCCGGTTATCCGGTCGTCACCGAAGACAACGAGCTGGTCGGCATCATCACCGGCCGCGACGTGCGCTTCGTGACCGATCTGACCCAGCCGGTCACCGCGGTCATGACGCCGAAAGATCGCCTGGTCACCGTGAAAGAAGGTGAAGCGCGCGACGTGGTGCTGCAGAAGATGCACGAAAAGCGCGTAGAAAAAGCGCTGGTGGTGGACGACAGCTTCCACCTGCTGGGCATGATCACCGTTAAAGACTTCCAGAAAGCGGAACGCAAACCGAACGCCTGTAAAGACGAGCACGGCCGTCTGCGCGTGGGCGCGGCGGTCGGCGCCGGCGCCGGCAACGAAGAGCGCGTTGACGCGCTGGTGGCGGCAGGCGTTGACGTCCTGCTGATCGACTCATCGCACGGCCACTCCGAAGGCGTGTTGCAGCGCATCCGCGAAACCCGCGCCAAATACCCGGATCTGCAGATCGTCGGCGGCAACGTCGCGACCGCAGCGGGCGCCAAAGCGCTGGCTGAAGCCGGCGTGAGCGCGGTGAAAGTCGGTATCGGCCCTGGCTCTATCTGTACCACCCGCATCGTGACCGGCGTGGGCGTACCGCAGATCACCGCCATCGCCGACGCGGTGGAAGCGCTGGAAGGCACCGGTATTCCGGTTATCGCCGACGGCGGCATCCGCTTCTCCGGCGACATCGCCAAAGCGATCGCCGCGGGCGCATCCTGCGTGATGGTCGGCTCCATGCTGGCGGGCACCGAAGAATCCCCGGGCGAAATCGAGCTGTATCAGGGCCGTTCGTTCAAATCTTACCGCGGCATGGGCTCGCTGGGCGCGATGTCCAAAGGCTCTTCCGACCGTTACTTCCAGACCGATAACGCCGCCGACAAACTGGTGCCGGAAGGTATCGAAGGCCGCGTGGCCTATAAAGGCATGCTGAAAGCCATCGTGCACCAGCAGATGGGCGGCCTGCGCTCCTGCATGGGCCTGACCGGCTGCGCCACCATCGACGATCTGCGCACCAAGGCTGAGTTCGTGCGCATCAGCGGCGCCGGCATTCAGGAAAGCCACGTGCACGACGTGACCATCACCAAAGAGTCGCCGAACTACCGCATGGGCTAA
- a CDS encoding M4 family metallopeptidase produces MPAQRMRSVIPPYMLRRIIEHGNAPQRDCALHTLNHVQSLLGNKPLRSPTEKNARAGEALRDIYDAQNGTQLPGKQVRKEGQPSNHDVAVDEAYDYLGVTYDFFWQAYRRNSLDNQGLPLVGSVHYGKEYQNAFWNGQQMVFGDGDGEIFNRFTIAIDVVGHELAHGVTESEAGLIYYQQSGALNESLSDVFGSLVKQFHLQQTADKADWLIGAGLLAKGIKGKGLRSMSAPGTAYDDPLLGKDPQPASMKDYIQAKEDNGGVHLNSGIPNRAFYLAATALGGFAWEKAGYVWYDTVCDKALPQNADFATFARATVKHALARFDQSVADKVQQAWHQVGVE; encoded by the coding sequence ATGCCAGCCCAGCGCATGCGTTCCGTCATTCCTCCCTACATGCTGCGCCGCATCATTGAACACGGCAACGCCCCGCAGCGCGACTGCGCGCTGCACACGCTGAACCACGTGCAAAGCCTGCTCGGCAACAAGCCGCTGCGTTCGCCGACCGAGAAAAACGCCCGAGCCGGCGAAGCGCTCCGCGATATCTACGATGCCCAGAACGGTACCCAGCTGCCCGGCAAACAGGTGCGCAAAGAGGGCCAGCCCAGCAACCACGACGTGGCGGTGGACGAGGCCTACGACTATCTCGGCGTCACCTACGATTTCTTCTGGCAGGCCTACCGCCGCAATTCACTGGATAACCAGGGGCTACCGCTGGTTGGCAGCGTGCACTACGGCAAGGAGTACCAGAACGCCTTCTGGAACGGCCAGCAGATGGTGTTCGGCGACGGCGACGGCGAGATCTTCAACCGCTTCACCATCGCCATCGACGTGGTCGGCCACGAGCTGGCGCACGGCGTGACCGAGAGCGAAGCCGGGCTGATCTACTACCAGCAGTCCGGGGCGCTCAACGAGTCGTTGTCCGACGTATTCGGCTCGTTGGTCAAGCAGTTCCACCTGCAGCAAACCGCCGATAAAGCCGACTGGCTGATCGGCGCCGGGCTGCTCGCCAAGGGCATCAAAGGCAAAGGGCTGCGCTCGATGTCGGCACCCGGCACCGCCTACGACGATCCGCTGCTGGGCAAAGACCCGCAGCCCGCCAGCATGAAAGATTATATCCAGGCCAAGGAAGACAACGGCGGTGTGCACCTCAACTCCGGTATCCCCAACCGCGCCTTCTACCTGGCGGCGACGGCGCTGGGCGGCTTCGCCTGGGAGAAAGCCGGCTACGTCTGGTATGACACGGTGTGCGACAAAGCGCTGCCGCAAAACGCCGACTTCGCCACCTTCGCCCGCGCCACGGTGAAACATGCGCTAGCGCGTTTCGACCAGAGCGTGGCGGACAAGGTGCAGCAAGCCTGGCATCAGGTGGGGGTGGAATAA
- a CDS encoding LacI family DNA-binding transcriptional regulator, giving the protein MNGKLKIQEIARQTGLSISTVSRVLAGKANTSAEARRKVLDCAQQNGILQGISSGRLMLNNVMVFAPQRAFDVRTDIFYYKVIQGIAAALMEHEVRIRYCGLEEQHSDGALFLEKMSDPHTEAALIIGIDDEHIHTLAADLHKPCVLINCSDRQMRLDSVSPDHQLIGDYSASYLFQQGHSHILNLQCLRRHTMELRLAGIRQAYARHHLPFDDGRHLVTTSGFGGEEAEQALATYLDGLLGHSPLPTAILAGGDYMAVGAVKALNKRGLSVPGDVSVMSTDGFNLAEIHDVPLTSVQVPRDELGYEAIQLLQRRMLRADAPPCNLLLHGRLAVRASVRRISPHKTAPAVSTHDHRLYDE; this is encoded by the coding sequence ATGAACGGAAAGCTGAAAATTCAGGAGATCGCTCGCCAAACCGGATTGTCGATCAGCACCGTTTCCCGCGTGCTGGCGGGCAAGGCCAACACCAGCGCCGAGGCGCGCCGCAAGGTGCTGGACTGTGCGCAGCAAAACGGCATTCTGCAGGGTATTTCCAGCGGCCGGCTGATGCTGAACAACGTGATGGTGTTCGCGCCGCAGCGCGCGTTCGACGTGCGCACCGACATCTTCTACTACAAGGTCATTCAGGGTATCGCCGCCGCGCTGATGGAGCACGAGGTGCGCATCCGCTACTGCGGGCTGGAAGAGCAACACAGCGACGGCGCGCTGTTTCTGGAAAAGATGAGCGACCCGCACACCGAAGCGGCGCTGATCATCGGCATCGACGACGAGCATATCCACACCCTGGCCGCCGATCTGCACAAGCCCTGCGTGCTGATCAACTGCAGCGATCGGCAGATGCGGCTGGACAGCGTCTCACCGGATCATCAGCTGATCGGTGATTACTCCGCCAGCTACCTGTTCCAGCAGGGGCACAGCCATATCCTCAACCTGCAGTGTCTGCGCCGCCACACCATGGAGCTGCGGCTGGCGGGCATCCGGCAGGCCTACGCCCGGCATCATTTGCCGTTCGACGACGGCCGCCATCTGGTCACCACCTCGGGCTTCGGCGGCGAAGAGGCCGAGCAGGCGCTGGCCACCTACCTCGATGGCCTCCTCGGCCACTCCCCGCTGCCGACGGCGATCCTGGCCGGCGGCGACTACATGGCGGTCGGGGCGGTCAAGGCGCTCAACAAGCGGGGCCTGAGCGTGCCGGGCGACGTCTCGGTGATGAGCACCGACGGCTTCAACCTGGCGGAAATCCACGATGTGCCGCTGACCTCGGTGCAGGTTCCGCGCGATGAGCTGGGCTACGAGGCGATCCAACTGCTGCAACGGCGCATGCTGCGCGCCGACGCGCCGCCGTGCAATCTGCTGCTGCACGGCCGGCTGGCGGTGCGCGCCTCGGTGCGGCGCATCAGCCCGCACAAGACCGCGCCGGCGGTGAGCACGCATGACCACAGGCTTTATGACGAGTAG
- the guaA gene encoding glutamine-hydrolyzing GMP synthase: MTQNIHKHRILILDFGSQYTQLVARRVREIGVYCELWAWDVSEEQIREFNPSGIILSGGPESTTEAGSPRAPDYVFNAGVPVLGVCYGMQTMAMQLGGHVQGSNEREFGYAQVEIVKESALLRDIEDAISPAGKPLLDVWMSHGDKVTAIPSDFVTIASTDTCPFAIMANEEKRFYGVQFHPEVTHTRQGQRMLERFVLDICQCEALWTPATIIEDAVERIREQVGEDHVILGLSGGVDSSVTAMLLHRAIGKRLTCVFVDNGLLRLNEAKQVMEMFGDHFGLNIVHVEAENRFLTALAGVDEPEAKRKIIGRVFVEVFDEEACKQEQVKWLAQGTIYPDVIESAASATGKAHVIKSHHNVGGLPKEMKLGLVEPLKELFKDEVRKIGLELGLPYDMLFRHPFPGPGLGVRVLGEVKKEYCDLLRRADAIFIEELHKADLYNKVSQAFTVFLPVRSVGVMGDGRKYDWVVSLRAVETIDFMTAHWAHLPYDFLGRVSNRIINEVNGISRVVYDISGKPPATIEWE, from the coding sequence ATGACACAAAATATCCATAAGCATCGCATCCTGATACTGGACTTCGGTTCGCAATACACCCAACTGGTCGCCCGCCGCGTGCGCGAAATCGGCGTTTACTGCGAACTGTGGGCCTGGGACGTTAGCGAAGAGCAGATCCGCGAATTCAACCCAAGCGGCATCATCCTGTCCGGCGGCCCGGAAAGCACCACCGAAGCCGGCAGCCCGCGCGCCCCGGACTACGTGTTCAACGCCGGCGTGCCGGTGCTGGGCGTGTGCTACGGCATGCAGACCATGGCGATGCAGCTGGGTGGCCATGTGCAGGGTTCCAACGAACGCGAGTTCGGCTATGCGCAGGTGGAAATCGTCAAAGAGAGCGCGCTGCTGCGCGACATCGAAGATGCCATCAGCCCGGCCGGCAAACCGCTGCTGGACGTGTGGATGAGCCACGGCGACAAAGTGACCGCGATCCCGTCCGACTTCGTGACCATCGCCAGCACCGACACCTGCCCGTTCGCCATTATGGCCAACGAAGAAAAACGCTTCTACGGCGTGCAGTTCCACCCGGAAGTGACCCACACCCGCCAGGGCCAACGCATGCTGGAGCGCTTCGTACTGGATATCTGCCAGTGTGAAGCCCTGTGGACCCCGGCCACCATCATCGAAGATGCGGTCGAGCGCATCCGCGAGCAGGTGGGTGAAGACCACGTGATCCTCGGCCTGTCCGGCGGCGTCGACTCCTCCGTGACCGCGATGCTGTTGCACCGCGCCATCGGCAAACGCCTGACCTGCGTGTTCGTCGACAACGGTCTGCTGCGCCTGAACGAAGCCAAGCAGGTGATGGAAATGTTCGGCGACCACTTCGGCCTGAACATCGTGCACGTTGAGGCGGAAAATCGCTTCCTGACCGCGCTGGCGGGCGTGGACGAGCCGGAAGCCAAGCGTAAAATCATCGGCCGCGTGTTCGTTGAAGTGTTCGACGAAGAAGCCTGCAAGCAAGAGCAGGTGAAATGGCTGGCGCAGGGCACCATCTACCCGGACGTGATCGAATCCGCCGCTTCCGCCACCGGCAAAGCGCACGTGATCAAGTCGCACCACAACGTGGGCGGCCTGCCGAAAGAGATGAAGCTGGGCCTGGTCGAGCCGCTGAAAGAGCTGTTCAAAGACGAAGTGCGCAAGATCGGCCTGGAGCTGGGCCTGCCGTACGACATGCTGTTCCGTCACCCGTTCCCGGGCCCGGGTCTGGGCGTGCGCGTGCTGGGCGAAGTGAAGAAAGAGTACTGCGATCTGCTGCGCCGCGCCGACGCCATCTTCATCGAAGAGCTGCACAAGGCCGACCTGTACAACAAAGTCAGCCAGGCGTTCACCGTGTTCCTGCCGGTGCGTTCGGTCGGCGTGATGGGCGACGGCCGCAAATACGACTGGGTGGTCTCCCTGCGTGCGGTAGAAACCATCGACTTCATGACCGCGCACTGGGCACACCTGCCGTATGACTTCCTCGGCCGCGTCTCCAACCGCATCATCAACGAAGTGAACGGCATCTCCCGCGTGGTGTACGACATCAGCGGCAAGCCGCCGGCGACGATCGAGTGGGAGTGA
- a CDS encoding MFS transporter — protein MSVEINQAVAQSGRRKFKSLRWWMLALFLLGVTVNYITRNSLGILAPELKTSLNMSTEQYAWVVASFQLAYTVFQPICGWLIDVIGLKMGFLICAGIWAVVCMLHAGAGSWLQLAILRFFMGGAEAAATPANAKAISDWFPKKERPIAAGWAGVGFSIGAMLAPPIIVIAHVSFGWQGAFLFSGGLALIWVVLWWLFYHSPQQHPNLSQQELDLIREDNEPVLPKLPFLTSLASLCKNKKFYGIAIPAFLAEPAWAVFSFWVPLYLATERGMDLKQIAMFAWLPFLAADIGSVASGYLTTLYRKWFGCSRVNSVVASSVTGAFLMVSLAFVAITQDPYVAIALISIGGFGHQVISCMLSALVVESFDKNQMATVNGMRGSSAWIASFLFTLLIGAVSDTIGFNPLFIAMGFFDLIGALFLIALIAERGGKKTPSHS, from the coding sequence ATGAGTGTGGAGATCAATCAGGCGGTCGCGCAGAGCGGCCGGCGCAAGTTCAAATCGCTGCGCTGGTGGATGCTGGCGCTGTTCTTGCTGGGCGTCACGGTCAACTACATCACCCGTAACTCGCTGGGCATTTTGGCGCCGGAGCTGAAAACCAGCCTGAATATGAGCACCGAGCAATATGCCTGGGTGGTGGCGTCGTTCCAGCTGGCTTACACGGTGTTTCAGCCGATCTGCGGCTGGCTGATCGACGTTATCGGCCTGAAGATGGGCTTTCTGATCTGCGCCGGCATTTGGGCGGTGGTATGCATGCTGCACGCCGGCGCCGGCAGCTGGCTGCAACTGGCCATTCTGCGCTTCTTCATGGGGGGCGCGGAGGCGGCGGCCACCCCGGCCAACGCCAAGGCGATCTCCGACTGGTTCCCGAAGAAGGAGCGGCCGATCGCCGCCGGCTGGGCGGGCGTTGGTTTCTCCATCGGCGCCATGCTGGCGCCGCCGATCATCGTCATCGCTCACGTCTCCTTCGGCTGGCAGGGCGCCTTCCTGTTCTCCGGCGGGCTGGCGCTGATTTGGGTGGTGCTGTGGTGGCTGTTCTACCACTCGCCGCAGCAGCACCCGAACCTCAGCCAGCAAGAGCTGGATCTGATCCGCGAAGACAACGAGCCGGTGCTGCCGAAGCTGCCGTTCCTCACCTCGCTGGCCAGCCTGTGCAAGAACAAGAAGTTCTACGGCATCGCCATCCCGGCCTTTCTCGCTGAACCGGCCTGGGCGGTCTTCAGCTTCTGGGTGCCGCTGTACCTGGCCACCGAACGCGGCATGGATCTGAAACAGATCGCGATGTTCGCCTGGCTGCCGTTCCTGGCGGCGGATATCGGCAGCGTCGCCAGCGGCTATCTCACCACCCTGTACCGCAAATGGTTCGGCTGCAGCCGCGTCAACTCGGTGGTCGCCAGCTCGGTGACCGGCGCTTTCCTGATGGTGTCGCTGGCGTTCGTGGCGATCACCCAAGATCCCTATGTGGCGATCGCGCTGATCTCGATCGGCGGCTTCGGCCACCAGGTGATCTCCTGCATGCTCAGTGCGCTGGTGGTGGAGTCGTTCGATAAAAACCAGATGGCGACGGTCAATGGTATGCGCGGCTCCAGTGCCTGGATCGCCAGCTTCCTGTTCACGCTGCTGATCGGCGCGGTATCCGACACCATCGGCTTCAACCCGCTGTTCATCGCCATGGGTTTCTTCGACCTGATCGGCGCCCTGTTCCTGATTGCCCTGATCGCCGAACGCGGCGGTAAGAAAACACCTTCACACAGCTAA
- a CDS encoding TIM-barrel domain-containing protein yields MKTLKNWTLAAQHADHVELLVDERHRFCLYVLENDLFRVLIKREGELALDRTWSIAPQEDVPWEGRDRLSVAGFSLPGYQLRQEGDRLVVSTPRLRVTVHQPLWLEWAYCNAAGEWRPLAADRPTSAYLLNAHGDGVAHYQRRFADERYYGLGEKAGDLERTGRRFEMRNLDAMGYNAASTDPLYKHIPFTITRGPEASFGLFYDNLSSCWLDLGNEIDNYHAAYRRYQAEAGDLDYYLFLGPKVVDVTKAFVRLTGRTHFGPKWSLGYSGSTMHYTDAPDAQQQLQQFIALCRQHAIPCDSFQLSSGYTSINNKRYVFNWNYDKVPQPKQLSQAFHDAGLRLAANIKPCLLQDHPQYQAVAAQGLFIRDSQSDAPERSSFWDDEGSHLDFTNPAAVRWWQQGVTQQLLEMGIDSTWNDNNEYEVWDGEARCHGFGRPIAIKHIRPVMPLLMMRASMEAQQRFAPQKRPYLISRSGCAGMQRYVQTWSGDNRTSWQTLRYNIRMGLGMSLSGLYNLGHDVGGFSGDKPDAELLVRWVQNGVMHPRFTIHSWNDDATVNEPWMYPAATPAVREAINLRYRLLPYFYTLLWQACADDEPMLRPTFLDHEQDARTFGENDDFLIGRDLLVASVVEPGQRRRSVYLPDNGEGWYCFYSGQWFGGGQTVTLAAPLERLPLLVRAGAALPLSQRLAHVDVAADDRRELRLFPLKGCGASSGLLFEDDGESDGWRQGDALWLRWEMRCDNQRIMLDITTEGRFRPAWRTLALSLPEGETRALWVNGEPGERFMLE; encoded by the coding sequence ATGAAAACCTTGAAAAACTGGACGTTGGCGGCGCAGCATGCCGACCACGTTGAGCTGCTGGTCGATGAACGCCACCGTTTCTGCCTGTACGTGCTGGAAAACGATCTGTTCCGCGTGTTGATCAAACGTGAGGGCGAGCTGGCGCTGGATCGCACCTGGAGCATCGCGCCGCAGGAGGATGTGCCCTGGGAGGGGCGCGATCGGCTCAGCGTCGCCGGCTTCAGCCTGCCGGGCTATCAGCTGCGCCAGGAGGGCGATCGGCTGGTGGTCAGCACGCCGCGTCTGCGCGTAACGGTGCATCAGCCGCTGTGGCTGGAATGGGCGTACTGCAACGCCGCCGGCGAGTGGCGGCCGCTGGCGGCGGACCGGCCGACCAGCGCCTACCTGCTCAATGCGCACGGCGACGGCGTGGCGCACTACCAGCGCCGTTTCGCCGATGAGCGCTATTACGGCCTGGGGGAAAAAGCCGGCGATCTGGAACGCACCGGCCGCCGCTTCGAGATGCGCAATCTGGACGCGATGGGCTACAACGCCGCCAGCACCGACCCGCTGTACAAACACATTCCGTTTACCATCACCCGCGGGCCGGAGGCGAGCTTCGGCCTGTTCTACGACAACCTGAGCAGCTGCTGGCTGGATCTGGGCAACGAGATCGACAACTACCACGCGGCCTATCGCCGCTATCAGGCCGAAGCGGGCGATCTGGATTACTACCTGTTCCTCGGGCCGAAGGTAGTGGACGTCACCAAGGCCTTCGTGCGCCTGACCGGCCGCACCCACTTCGGGCCGAAGTGGAGCCTGGGCTACAGCGGCTCGACCATGCACTACACCGACGCGCCGGATGCCCAGCAGCAGCTGCAGCAGTTCATCGCGCTGTGCCGTCAACACGCCATTCCCTGCGACTCCTTCCAGCTGTCGTCGGGCTACACCTCGATCAACAACAAGCGCTACGTGTTCAACTGGAATTACGACAAGGTGCCGCAGCCCAAGCAATTGAGCCAGGCGTTTCACGACGCCGGTCTCAGGCTGGCGGCCAACATCAAACCGTGCCTGCTGCAGGATCACCCGCAGTATCAGGCGGTGGCGGCGCAGGGGCTGTTTATCCGCGATTCGCAAAGCGACGCGCCCGAGCGCTCCAGCTTCTGGGACGATGAGGGATCGCACCTCGACTTCACCAACCCGGCGGCGGTGCGCTGGTGGCAGCAGGGTGTCACGCAGCAGCTGCTGGAGATGGGCATCGATTCGACCTGGAACGACAACAACGAGTACGAAGTGTGGGACGGCGAAGCGCGCTGCCACGGCTTCGGGCGGCCGATCGCCATCAAGCACATCCGCCCGGTGATGCCGCTGCTGATGATGCGCGCCTCGATGGAGGCCCAGCAGCGCTTCGCGCCGCAGAAGCGGCCGTACCTGATCTCGCGCTCCGGCTGCGCCGGCATGCAGCGCTACGTGCAGACCTGGAGCGGCGACAACCGCACCAGCTGGCAGACGCTGCGCTACAACATCCGCATGGGGCTGGGCATGAGCCTGTCCGGGCTGTATAACCTCGGCCACGACGTCGGCGGCTTCTCCGGCGACAAGCCGGATGCGGAGCTGCTGGTGCGCTGGGTGCAAAACGGCGTGATGCATCCGCGTTTCACCATTCATTCCTGGAACGACGACGCCACGGTCAACGAGCCCTGGATGTACCCGGCCGCCACCCCGGCGGTGCGCGAGGCGATCAACCTGCGTTACCGGCTGCTGCCGTATTTCTACACCCTGTTATGGCAGGCCTGTGCCGACGACGAGCCGATGCTGCGCCCGACCTTCCTCGATCATGAACAGGATGCGCGCACCTTCGGCGAGAACGACGATTTTCTGATCGGCCGCGATCTGCTGGTGGCCAGCGTAGTGGAACCGGGGCAGCGCCGGCGTTCGGTGTATCTGCCGGACAACGGCGAAGGCTGGTACTGCTTCTACAGCGGCCAGTGGTTCGGCGGCGGCCAGACGGTGACGCTGGCGGCGCCGCTGGAGCGTCTGCCGCTGCTGGTGCGCGCCGGGGCGGCGCTGCCGCTGTCGCAGCGGTTGGCGCATGTGGACGTGGCCGCCGACGATCGGCGCGAGCTGCGGCTGTTTCCGCTCAAGGGCTGCGGTGCAAGCAGCGGGCTGCTGTTTGAGGACGACGGTGAAAGCGACGGCTGGCGGCAGGGCGATGCGCTGTGGCTGCGCTGGGAAATGCGCTGCGACAATCAGCGCATCATGCTGGATATCACGACGGAAGGGCGTTTCCGCCCGGCCTGGCGCACGTTGGCGCTCAGCCTGCCGGAAGGCGAGACGCGCGCGCTGTGGGTAAACGGCGAACCGGGCGAGCGTTTTATGCTGGAGTAG
- the xseA gene encoding exodeoxyribonuclease VII large subunit has product MSLPVSPSIFTVSRLNQTVRQLLEMEMGQIWLSAEISNLSQPASGHWYFTLKDDHAQVRCAMFRNSNRRVTFRPQNGQQVLVRASITLYEPRGDYQLIAESMQPAGDGLLQQQFEQLKQRLSAEGLFDQQFKQPLPAPAKRVGVITSASGAALHDILQVLQRRDPSLPIVIYPTSVQGAEAPMQIVRAIETANRRDECDVLIVGRGGGSLEDLWSFNDERVARAIFASRIPIVSAVGHETDVTIADFVADLRAPTPSAAAELVSRNQLELLRQLQSQQQRLEMAMDYYLAQRQQQFTRIHHRLQQQHPHLRLARQQTLLFKLQRRMEDGMQQQLRLAARRSERAQQRLAQVQPQGRIHRYQQRVQQQEYRLQQAMERQLNAYRQRFGVACSQLETVSPLATLARGYSVTQTPRGELLKTTKQAQVGELLKTRLQDGWVESEVKTITVAKKPRKKRAAE; this is encoded by the coding sequence ATGTCGCTACCTGTTTCGCCTTCCATTTTTACCGTAAGCCGCCTCAATCAGACGGTTCGCCAACTGCTGGAAATGGAAATGGGGCAGATTTGGCTCTCCGCCGAGATCTCCAACCTCTCCCAGCCCGCCTCCGGCCACTGGTATTTCACGCTGAAAGACGACCACGCCCAAGTGCGCTGCGCAATGTTCCGCAACAGCAACCGCCGCGTCACCTTCCGGCCGCAAAACGGCCAGCAGGTCCTGGTGCGCGCCAGCATCACGCTGTATGAACCGCGCGGCGACTACCAGCTGATCGCCGAGAGCATGCAGCCCGCCGGCGACGGCCTGCTGCAGCAACAGTTCGAGCAGCTGAAACAGCGCCTGAGCGCCGAAGGGCTGTTCGATCAGCAGTTCAAGCAGCCGCTGCCCGCCCCGGCCAAACGCGTCGGGGTGATCACCTCCGCCAGCGGCGCGGCGCTGCACGATATTCTGCAGGTCTTGCAGCGGCGCGATCCGTCGCTGCCGATCGTCATCTACCCCACCTCGGTGCAGGGCGCAGAAGCGCCGATGCAGATCGTGCGCGCCATCGAGACCGCCAACCGCCGCGACGAATGCGACGTGCTGATCGTCGGCCGCGGCGGCGGTTCGCTGGAGGATTTGTGGAGCTTCAACGACGAACGCGTGGCGCGGGCGATCTTCGCCAGCCGCATTCCGATCGTCAGCGCCGTCGGCCATGAAACCGACGTCACCATCGCCGACTTCGTCGCCGATCTGCGCGCGCCGACCCCTTCCGCCGCCGCCGAACTGGTCAGCCGCAATCAGCTTGAGCTGTTGCGCCAGCTGCAGTCGCAGCAGCAGCGGCTGGAGATGGCGATGGATTACTACCTGGCGCAGCGCCAGCAGCAGTTCACCCGCATTCACCACCGTTTACAGCAGCAGCATCCGCATCTGCGCCTGGCACGTCAGCAGACGCTGCTGTTCAAGCTGCAGCGCCGGATGGAAGACGGCATGCAGCAACAGCTGCGCCTGGCCGCCCGCCGCAGCGAACGCGCCCAGCAGCGGCTGGCGCAGGTGCAGCCGCAGGGCCGCATTCACCGCTACCAACAGCGCGTACAGCAGCAGGAATACCGCCTGCAGCAGGCGATGGAGCGGCAGCTCAACGCCTACCGCCAGCGCTTCGGCGTGGCCTGCAGCCAACTGGAAACCGTCAGCCCGCTGGCGACGCTGGCGCGCGGCTACAGCGTGACGCAAACCCCGCGCGGCGAGCTGCTGAAAACCACCAAGCAGGCGCAGGTCGGCGAACTGCTGAAAACCCGCCTGCAGGATGGCTGGGTGGAAAGCGAGGTGAAAACCATCACCGTCGCCAAGAAGCCGCGCAAGAAACGCGCGGCCGAGTAA